The Pontibacter pudoricolor genome contains a region encoding:
- a CDS encoding ABC transporter permease — MLKNYFKTAWKVLLRRKFFTFISLFGISITLMVLMVVTALVNYMFGAHAPEKNMDRMLYVTRLQMTGDGTQMNSAPSYYFLNRFIKPLKSPEKISIYSNSNYTSINFTSGRKLEMKTRYTDSEFWRIMDFNFLEGGAYGDAAVEGAQLVAVINEATSLNNFGTVKGVGKMLELDNRSYKVVGVVENVSAIRPSTYSDVWIPYTTTKDDLGNANYTGSFCAVLLARDADDLDDIKKEFYSTAAKIPLMPGQEFTELKVFADTHLEGFVREITASVENEVNAGLLYAVVFGGMFFFMLIPTLNLVNINISRIMERASEIGVRKAFGASSNTLVLQFLFENIFLTILGGTIGILLAAGALHLINNSGFIPYAQLGLNLPVLFFSLLICLFFGVLSGVYPAFKMSKLHPASVLKGGSK; from the coding sequence ATGCTGAAGAATTACTTTAAAACAGCCTGGAAGGTACTCTTGCGGCGCAAGTTTTTTACCTTCATCAGCCTCTTCGGCATCAGTATTACCTTAATGGTGCTGATGGTGGTGACTGCTTTGGTAAACTATATGTTTGGAGCACATGCGCCTGAAAAAAACATGGACCGGATGCTGTATGTAACAAGACTGCAAATGACAGGAGATGGCACTCAGATGAACAGCGCCCCCAGTTACTACTTCCTGAACAGGTTTATAAAGCCGCTCAAATCTCCGGAAAAAATCAGCATATACTCCAATAGCAACTATACCTCGATAAACTTTACAAGTGGCCGCAAGCTGGAGATGAAGACACGCTACACCGACAGTGAGTTCTGGCGTATCATGGATTTTAACTTTCTGGAGGGCGGAGCCTATGGCGATGCCGCAGTTGAGGGCGCACAACTGGTAGCCGTTATCAACGAGGCCACAAGCCTGAACAATTTCGGAACTGTGAAGGGTGTTGGTAAAATGCTGGAGCTGGACAACAGAAGCTATAAAGTAGTTGGAGTAGTAGAGAATGTATCGGCCATCCGGCCCAGTACCTATTCAGATGTCTGGATTCCTTATACAACAACCAAAGATGATCTTGGCAATGCAAACTACACCGGTTCTTTCTGTGCTGTGCTGCTGGCCAGAGACGCTGACGACCTTGATGACATAAAGAAGGAGTTCTATAGTACAGCGGCTAAAATACCTTTAATGCCGGGCCAGGAGTTTACAGAGTTAAAGGTGTTTGCAGATACCCACCTGGAAGGGTTTGTACGGGAGATAACAGCATCCGTAGAAAATGAAGTAAATGCTGGTTTGTTGTACGCCGTTGTTTTTGGGGGCATGTTCTTTTTTATGCTCATTCCTACACTTAACCTGGTAAACATCAACATCAGCCGAATTATGGAGCGCGCCTCCGAGATAGGTGTACGCAAGGCTTTTGGCGCATCCTCTAACACGCTGGTGCTCCAGTTCCTGTTCGAGAACATCTTCCTGACCATACTAGGCGGAACGATAGGAATACTGCTGGCAGCGGGTGCCCTGCACCTGATCAACAACAGTGGCTTTATACCTTACGCGCAACTGGGGCTTAACCTGCCAGTGCTGTTTTTCAGCTTACTGATATGCCTGTTCTTTGGTGTACTTTCCGGGGTTTATCCGGCTTTCAAAATGTCTAAACTTCACCCTGCATCCGTACTG
- a CDS encoding efflux RND transporter periplasmic adaptor subunit, producing MDRELSATTKQANKRRLYWQIGLALVVLACAIVGFRSLLTPTLSRDKLRTAVVERGPVVATISASGVVVPEHELVITSPIQARIEQVLLKAGEQVKPGDQILLLDRAYTQLAYEKLKDEQQLNQHKSVQLRLNLRKTLNQLASQLTIKQMRVKSLQAQLEDEKYLLKIGGTTRESVKQAELNLKIAQQELQEIEHAMATERELLKADEQELGFTLDMQGRSIEELQRKMEQAEVRATHNGVITWVKNETGSTVNAGDIIARLADLSSYKVKATISDTYAGQLKPGGSAVVRINNTDMQGVVSSVEPTVTNGIVTFYVALQDKAHQLLRPNLRTDVYVELASKNDVLRVMNGPYFNNTSNHQVFVLQGNEVIRKPATLGISNVDFVELENGVQPGEVIVISDMAGYQHAEKIKLK from the coding sequence ATGGACCGCGAATTATCTGCCACTACCAAACAAGCCAACAAACGCCGTCTCTACTGGCAAATAGGCTTAGCCCTGGTTGTGCTGGCCTGTGCTATAGTTGGTTTCAGAAGCCTGCTAACGCCAACGCTGAGCCGGGACAAACTGCGCACAGCTGTAGTGGAGCGCGGCCCGGTGGTAGCAACTATTTCGGCGAGTGGGGTAGTGGTGCCGGAGCACGAGCTGGTAATTACCAGCCCCATACAGGCGCGCATAGAACAGGTGCTCCTAAAGGCGGGCGAACAGGTAAAGCCCGGAGACCAGATACTGCTGCTCGACAGAGCCTATACCCAACTGGCTTACGAAAAGCTGAAAGACGAGCAGCAACTAAACCAGCATAAAAGCGTGCAGCTGCGCCTGAACCTTCGCAAAACCCTGAACCAGCTGGCATCGCAGTTAACTATAAAACAGATGCGTGTGAAAAGCCTGCAGGCCCAGCTGGAAGACGAAAAGTACCTGCTAAAGATTGGGGGCACTACCCGCGAGAGCGTGAAACAGGCTGAACTGAACCTGAAAATAGCACAGCAGGAACTACAGGAAATTGAGCACGCCATGGCTACCGAGCGCGAGCTGCTGAAAGCCGACGAGCAGGAACTGGGCTTTACGCTGGACATGCAGGGCCGGTCAATAGAAGAGCTGCAGCGCAAAATGGAACAGGCCGAAGTACGCGCTACCCACAACGGTGTGATAACCTGGGTGAAGAACGAAACAGGTAGCACCGTGAATGCCGGCGACATAATTGCCCGCCTTGCCGACCTGAGCAGCTACAAAGTAAAAGCTACTATTTCGGATACTTATGCGGGGCAGTTAAAGCCGGGTGGCAGCGCTGTCGTTCGCATCAATAATACCGATATGCAGGGCGTGGTATCATCGGTAGAGCCGACAGTTACGAATGGTATTGTTACGTTTTATGTGGCCCTGCAGGATAAAGCACACCAGTTGCTTCGGCCTAACCTGCGCACCGATGTATACGTGGAGCTGGCTTCTAAAAACGACGTGCTACGCGTGATGAACGGTCCATATTTTAACAATACTTCTAATCATCAGGTGTTCGTGCTGCAGGGTAATGAAGTGATCCGGAAGCCCGCAACTTTAGGCATCAGCAACGTGGATTTTGTAGAGCTGGAAAATGGCGTGCAGCCCGGCGAGGTGATCGTGATCTCTGACATGGCGGGGTACCAGCACGCGGAGAAGATCAAGCTTAAATAG
- a CDS encoding ABC transporter ATP-binding protein — protein sequence MITLSDIEKVYQTKTIETVALQRVNLAIPKGEFVSIMGPSGCGKSTLLNIMGLLDVPTSGVVTIDGQPIKTYKDKELAHIRNEKIGFVFQSYHLVNDLSVLDNVELPLLYRSGVSGSERTKLAKAALDKVGLSARTRHFPNQLSGGQRQRVAIARALIGNPAIILADEPTGNLDSVMGEEVMSILLELNRQDGATIVMVTHDENMAMKTERLVRFFDGQQVSDSKVYSHLQTV from the coding sequence ATGATCACGCTATCAGACATCGAAAAAGTTTACCAGACAAAGACCATCGAAACGGTGGCTTTGCAGCGCGTAAACCTGGCAATTCCGAAAGGAGAGTTTGTTTCCATCATGGGGCCGTCGGGCTGCGGAAAATCAACTTTGCTTAACATCATGGGCCTGCTGGATGTGCCTACGTCCGGTGTGGTGACGATAGATGGGCAGCCCATCAAAACCTACAAAGACAAGGAACTGGCGCACATCCGCAACGAGAAGATCGGGTTTGTTTTCCAGAGTTACCACCTGGTAAACGACCTGAGCGTGCTCGATAACGTGGAACTGCCACTGCTATACCGAAGCGGCGTGTCGGGCTCAGAGCGTACCAAACTTGCCAAAGCAGCCCTGGATAAAGTTGGGTTGAGCGCCCGCACCAGGCATTTCCCGAACCAGCTATCGGGTGGGCAGCGGCAGCGTGTGGCCATTGCCCGCGCTCTTATCGGCAACCCTGCTATTATACTGGCCGATGAGCCTACCGGAAACCTGGACTCGGTGATGGGCGAAGAAGTGATGAGTATTTTGCTGGAGCTCAACCGTCAGGACGGCGCCACGATTGTGATGGTAACGCACGACGAGAACATGGCGATGAAAACAGAGCGTCTGGTGCGTTTCTTCGATGGGCAGCAGGTATCAGATTCTAAAGTTTACAGCCATTTACAAACTGTTTAA
- a CDS encoding TolC family protein gives MKYLFACLVFVMLLCCGQSIAQPGVRLLHLQEVIALAQQQSAAAKQADVNQESSYWQWRSFKSDYRPQLSLNGTLPDFSRSYTPVIQPDGTTDFKPVTINSSDVGLTLRQLISPTGGSIFVTSLMQRFDDFDREVTRYNGNPAIVGFEQPLFAYNPFAWAKKVEPLRYQESKRQFVEDKETIAVQATQLYFDLLLAQVNQRIATQNLANNDTLYHIAGEKYKLGRLSKNDLLQMQLAVLNARLAQDQASLDEQNATLALKTFVGLKDNDALQLIIPDSIPATIVSAELALAEAKKNRKEAMSFKRCLLEAESLVAKAKGDNGLNMSVFATFGLSNSAENFSDVYTRPENLQRARVGFNMPLMDWGRQRSSYKVADLNRQLVQHTVAQEEATFEQAVLSQANQYITLKRRLETTAAADAIAQERYNITKSTFIVGRISITELNIALEEKDQARRAYIAALSQFWYAHYSLRQLTLFDFEKQQALVVDPAPVLP, from the coding sequence ATGAAGTACCTTTTTGCCTGTTTAGTGTTTGTGATGCTGCTCTGTTGCGGCCAAAGTATAGCTCAGCCTGGTGTGCGCCTGTTGCACCTGCAGGAAGTTATCGCTTTGGCGCAGCAGCAGTCGGCAGCAGCAAAGCAAGCCGATGTAAACCAGGAGAGCAGTTACTGGCAGTGGCGCAGCTTCAAATCCGATTATCGTCCGCAACTGAGCCTGAATGGTACCTTGCCCGATTTCAGCAGAAGCTACACGCCTGTTATCCAGCCCGACGGCACTACCGATTTTAAGCCGGTAACTATAAACAGCTCCGATGTTGGTTTAACCCTTCGCCAGCTTATCAGCCCTACGGGCGGCAGCATTTTTGTAACATCGCTGATGCAGCGCTTCGATGATTTTGACCGTGAAGTTACCCGCTATAACGGCAACCCGGCTATAGTTGGTTTTGAGCAGCCCCTATTTGCTTACAACCCGTTTGCGTGGGCCAAAAAAGTAGAGCCGTTGCGTTACCAGGAGTCGAAGCGCCAGTTTGTGGAGGACAAGGAAACGATAGCTGTGCAGGCCACGCAACTGTATTTCGATTTGCTGCTGGCACAGGTAAACCAGCGCATCGCAACACAAAATCTGGCTAACAACGACACGCTTTACCATATTGCCGGAGAGAAATACAAGCTAGGCCGCCTGTCTAAAAACGACCTGCTACAGATGCAGTTGGCCGTGCTGAATGCCCGCCTTGCCCAGGATCAGGCCAGCCTGGATGAGCAGAACGCGACCCTTGCTTTAAAAACATTTGTTGGCCTGAAAGATAATGACGCCCTGCAACTGATTATACCCGACAGCATACCGGCAACTATAGTTTCGGCGGAACTGGCCCTGGCCGAAGCAAAAAAGAATCGCAAAGAAGCCATGAGCTTTAAACGCTGCCTGCTGGAAGCTGAAAGCCTGGTAGCCAAAGCGAAAGGAGACAATGGGTTGAACATGAGCGTTTTTGCAACCTTCGGTTTATCCAACAGTGCTGAAAACTTCTCGGATGTATATACCCGGCCGGAAAACCTGCAGCGGGCCAGAGTAGGATTTAACATGCCGCTCATGGACTGGGGCCGCCAGCGCTCCAGCTATAAAGTAGCCGACCTGAACCGCCAACTTGTGCAGCACACCGTCGCCCAGGAAGAAGCCACTTTTGAGCAGGCGGTGCTCTCGCAGGCTAACCAGTACATCACCCTGAAACGCAGGCTGGAAACCACAGCCGCCGCAGATGCCATTGCCCAGGAACGCTACAATATCACCAAAAGCACCTTTATAGTTGGCCGCATCAGCATAACAGAGCTTAACATTGCCTTGGAAGAAAAAGACCAGGCCCGCCGCGCTTATATCGCTGCACTCAGCCAGTTCTGGTACGCGCACTATAGTTTAAGACAGCTTACTTTATTTGATTTTGAAAAGCAGCAGGCATTGGTGGTTGACCCCGCTCCAGTCCTTCCTTAA
- a CDS encoding TonB-dependent receptor produces MMKYMMTVLLLLCVLANSAAQNKVTLSGYVKDKATGEGLIGSSVSVQELPGTGVTTNEYGFYSLTLPKGNYTIHYNYLGYVTSTRQVKLTGSQKLDMQLEQNTTTLQEVVVTSRKEDTNVKSMEMSTLKMQVTDIKNMPALLGEVDVIKAIQLMPGVQNAGEGTSGFYVRGGGADQNLILLDEAPVYNASHLMGFFSVFNADAIKDVQLYKGGIPAQHGGRLSSLLDIRMKEGNNQKMEVSGGIGTIASRLTVEAPVVKDKSSFILSGRRTYADMFFGLSSEEDIKGNDLYFYDLNAKVNYTLNEKNRLFVSGYFGRDVAGTKEFMMNWGNATATVRWNHLFSDRLFSNTTFIFSDFDYALGSKEEESEFTWKSHIKDYGIKNDYTYFLNPKNQLRFGLHVTYHNFMPAEVKPGEKSYVNELKLNSTSALETALYLSNEHQLTDHLTIDYGLRFSSFTNMGPGKVYLYDEEFETPVDTINYSRFEKIKSYHGLEPRIAAKYELTDASSLKASYNRTLQYLHQVSNSTSAMPFDVWIPSSTYVKPQLADQVALGYFRNIHDNMFEGSVEVYYKWMDNHIDYKDYAEILLNERLETELLRGTGEAYGAEFYLRKQKGLLTGWISYTLSKTERTVAGINDGNPYAPRHDRRHSGNLVLNYNFSPTINLGANWTYSTGGAITMPVGRYEYNGKTYPVYSERNGYRLPDYHRLDLSATYAKPRNEFKKYSGSWTLSVYNAYARKNAFSIYFRESKEDKTKTEAVKTYLFGLLPSLTYNFNF; encoded by the coding sequence ATGATGAAGTACATGATGACAGTGCTGCTACTGCTTTGCGTTTTAGCAAACAGTGCCGCACAAAACAAAGTAACCCTGAGCGGTTACGTGAAAGACAAAGCCACCGGCGAAGGACTAATCGGTTCTTCGGTAAGTGTGCAGGAACTGCCGGGCACCGGCGTAACTACAAACGAGTATGGTTTTTACTCGCTCACACTGCCCAAAGGCAACTATACCATCCACTACAACTACCTGGGCTATGTTACAAGCACCAGGCAAGTTAAGTTAACAGGCAGCCAGAAACTGGACATGCAGCTGGAGCAGAACACGACCACACTACAGGAAGTAGTGGTGACCTCGCGCAAGGAAGATACCAATGTAAAAAGCATGGAAATGAGCACCCTGAAAATGCAGGTAACAGATATAAAAAACATGCCTGCCCTGCTGGGTGAAGTGGATGTGATAAAAGCGATACAGCTGATGCCGGGCGTACAGAATGCAGGCGAGGGCACCTCGGGCTTTTATGTGCGCGGCGGCGGTGCAGACCAGAACCTAATCCTGCTGGACGAAGCGCCGGTTTACAATGCATCGCACCTGATGGGTTTTTTCTCGGTGTTTAATGCCGATGCCATTAAAGATGTGCAACTCTATAAAGGTGGCATTCCGGCACAACATGGCGGGCGTTTATCCTCCCTGCTCGATATCCGGATGAAGGAAGGCAACAACCAGAAAATGGAAGTGTCCGGTGGTATTGGAACTATAGCCAGCCGCCTGACCGTGGAAGCACCTGTCGTGAAAGACAAAAGCTCGTTTATCCTGTCGGGTCGCCGTACCTATGCCGATATGTTTTTTGGCCTGAGCAGCGAAGAAGACATAAAAGGCAACGACCTGTATTTTTACGACCTCAACGCCAAAGTAAACTATACGCTTAATGAGAAAAACCGCCTGTTTGTATCGGGCTATTTTGGGCGCGATGTGGCAGGCACAAAAGAGTTTATGATGAACTGGGGAAATGCCACGGCCACCGTGCGCTGGAACCACCTCTTCTCCGACCGCCTGTTCTCCAACACCACGTTCATCTTTTCTGATTTTGATTATGCTTTAGGTTCCAAAGAAGAGGAGTCGGAGTTTACCTGGAAATCGCACATCAAGGATTACGGCATCAAGAACGACTATACCTATTTCCTGAACCCGAAAAACCAGCTGCGCTTTGGCCTGCACGTTACGTACCACAACTTTATGCCGGCAGAAGTAAAGCCAGGCGAAAAATCCTATGTGAACGAGCTGAAACTGAACTCCACCAGCGCTCTGGAAACAGCACTTTACCTGAGCAACGAGCACCAGCTTACCGATCACCTAACGATAGACTATGGATTGCGCTTCTCCAGCTTCACGAACATGGGCCCGGGCAAAGTATACTTGTATGATGAGGAATTTGAAACTCCGGTTGACACCATAAACTATAGCCGCTTCGAGAAAATAAAAAGCTACCACGGGCTGGAGCCACGCATTGCCGCCAAATACGAACTGACCGATGCAAGCTCTCTGAAAGCATCTTACAACCGCACATTACAGTACCTGCACCAGGTTTCCAATTCTACCTCGGCTATGCCTTTTGATGTCTGGATACCGAGCAGCACCTATGTAAAACCACAGCTTGCAGACCAGGTAGCCCTTGGTTATTTCCGCAACATACACGATAACATGTTTGAAGGATCGGTGGAAGTGTATTATAAGTGGATGGACAACCACATAGATTACAAGGATTATGCTGAGATACTCCTAAACGAACGCCTGGAAACCGAACTGCTGCGTGGCACTGGCGAAGCTTACGGCGCTGAATTTTACCTGCGCAAACAGAAAGGACTTCTCACCGGCTGGATAAGCTACACCCTTTCTAAAACCGAACGCACCGTGGCGGGCATTAACGACGGCAACCCCTACGCCCCGCGCCACGACCGCAGGCATTCCGGCAACCTGGTACTTAACTATAATTTCAGCCCAACTATAAATTTAGGAGCCAACTGGACCTACAGCACCGGCGGCGCCATTACCATGCCGGTGGGCCGCTACGAGTACAACGGAAAAACCTACCCGGTTTATTCGGAGCGCAACGGGTATCGCCTGCCCGATTACCACCGCCTGGACCTGTCGGCTACGTATGCAAAGCCGCGCAACGAGTTCAAGAAGTACAGCGGCTCCTGGACCCTGAGCGTTTACAACGCCTACGCCCGCAAAAATGCTTTCTCCATTTACTTCCGCGAGAGCAAAGAAGACAAGACTAAAACCGAAGCTGTGAAAACCTACTTGTTCGGTCTGCTGCCCTCGCTAACTTACAACTTCAATTTTTAA
- a CDS encoding DUF4249 domain-containing protein, with product MKKIFVYLLATIAFAFTSCEEVIDYELRNADTKLVVEGLVTNQAGPYTVRLSNTRGYLEEGRTPGVNGAIVTISDNHGNTETLEATGDGLYQTKTLQGTPGYTYYLQVVVDGKTYTARSYMPTVSTIDSLTFEYHKKTHMEDEGYYPIIHFADPAGKGNNYRWNVYVNGVLDPDELAVLNDELYDGSYGHANMGFIIQKGDHLRVELLSIDKPAYNFWYALVNQQNSTGGPFESTPANAPTNISGGAIGYFGASAVSVMEAVVK from the coding sequence ATGAAAAAGATATTTGTATACCTGCTGGCAACTATAGCATTTGCCTTTACCAGCTGCGAAGAAGTGATAGACTACGAACTCCGAAATGCCGACACCAAACTGGTAGTGGAAGGCCTGGTTACCAACCAAGCCGGGCCTTATACGGTGCGCTTATCCAACACCAGAGGCTACCTGGAAGAAGGCCGTACACCCGGCGTGAACGGAGCTATAGTTACTATCTCGGATAACCACGGAAATACCGAGACACTTGAAGCAACAGGCGATGGCTTGTACCAGACCAAAACCCTGCAGGGCACGCCCGGCTATACCTATTACCTGCAGGTGGTTGTAGATGGCAAAACCTACACAGCCCGGAGCTACATGCCCACTGTATCAACTATAGATTCGCTGACGTTCGAATACCACAAAAAAACGCACATGGAAGACGAAGGCTATTACCCGATCATCCACTTTGCGGACCCGGCCGGAAAAGGCAACAACTATAGATGGAATGTGTACGTGAACGGCGTGCTGGACCCGGACGAGCTGGCGGTGTTGAACGATGAACTATACGACGGCAGCTATGGCCATGCCAACATGGGCTTTATCATTCAGAAAGGCGATCATTTGCGGGTAGAACTTTTGAGTATCGACAAACCGGCTTACAATTTCTGGTATGCCCTCGTAAACCAGCAGAACTCCACCGGTGGTCCTTTTGAGAGCACGCCGGCCAATGCTCCTACCAACATTTCAGGTGGAGCTATCGGGTATTTCGGAGCTTCGGCTGTGTCTGTGATGGAAGCGGTGGTGAAATAA
- a CDS encoding DUF4260 domain-containing protein: MKILLKLEDLAKLVLAYAGTLYLGFEWWLFFALLLAPDLGMLGYLLGSKAGAWLYNLFHHQGIAIVVGVTGLYLGNAYLQFTGLLLFGHSAMDRALGYGLKYNDHFKHTHLGWIGLEKQQELKKV; the protein is encoded by the coding sequence ATGAAGATCTTATTAAAATTGGAGGATCTGGCAAAGCTTGTACTTGCTTATGCGGGCACCTTATACCTTGGCTTTGAGTGGTGGCTGTTCTTTGCGCTGCTGCTGGCTCCGGATTTAGGTATGCTGGGCTATTTATTAGGCAGCAAAGCTGGTGCCTGGCTCTATAACCTGTTCCATCATCAGGGCATTGCTATAGTTGTAGGGGTAACCGGATTATACCTGGGCAATGCTTACCTGCAGTTTACCGGTCTGCTGCTTTTCGGACACAGCGCCATGGACCGCGCGCTGGGGTATGGCCTCAAGTATAACGACCACTTTAAGCATACACATTTAGGGTGGATTGGTCTTGAAAAGCAGCAGGAACTTAAGAAGGTTTAG